In Ailuropoda melanoleuca isolate Jingjing unplaced genomic scaffold, ASM200744v2 unplaced-scaffold18686, whole genome shotgun sequence, the sequence TCCCTGACTTAGAGGACGTGTCCGCAGACACGTGGGGTCTTTCTCATAAAGTGACTTCTAAAAGGCAAGGCTGGCTCTGCTCACGGATGTCTGCAGTCCAGCCTTCAGTCAAAAGGCCACGGAGCAGCGTGGCTTGGTTCttcctataaaaatataaattcctaaaACATATTTGGGGGTAAAACTAAAACGTCAACATATGTCCCCTTTGGgggatttccatttcttttttttgctgaTTTGCCCTTTCCAATGTTTTCTACAACTCTGTGCACATCCGGGATAAACAATGAAAAGCACAGATGAGAATCTGAGAGGACGCGCTCGTCCAGCAGGGCCTCCGGGTCCTTTGGGCTGGGAGCAGGCACACAGGGCCCGGTGGCCGTCACTACCTGTGCTCCCCGGGCAGCAGCGGCCCTGCTGAGGGCAGTGCAGGTGCCGGCGGGGTCCATGGTCCCATCCTGTGGCACATACAGGGTCCCGTACAGGTCGTCCACGTTCATCAGCGGATACAGTGCCTTGGTCTCTGCCGGGCTCAGCACATGTGACTCCACGCCATACGCCTTGCCCAGCTAGAGGGACCGAGAGCAAAGGGACTCAGCCCTCAGGGCACAGACCTCCTCTGGTCGCTCTCCTCCCCATCTGCACCTCCAAGGGTCAGCCCcaaccccacctcctccaggcagccttccctggTCACCATGCCCCAGCTGCCTGTCCCTTCGGCCATCTCTGCACAAGGGTAAGGAGCATGGTGTCGTGTGCAGGAGCAGGCGCTGGAGCCGGCCCACCTTCACCCAGCTCTGACACAAATGACCTCAAGTCCCCTGGGGGCATGGGGGTGATAAGGGTTTATGTGGTCGGTACCCCTCGAGCTTAGACCAGGCTCTGATGCGTAAAGGCTTCTTCCACAATCGAACACAAATAACCCCCATGGGGCTGGAAGGGTTCTGAGCCTGAGTTCTCCAACCTGACCAGCTCCCAGGAGACCAACCAGTGCCTCTGGCCCAGGCCGCTGACTTAGCAGGACAGGCCACACCATCGCACCTGAGTGGCCCAAGGGCAGCCGATCGACTGTCCCCAGGCACCACCACCGGGACAGGCTCTGCCCAACCAGAATGTCTGACTCTCTGGCCAAGAACTGTGGCTGCAAAGGGGCAGAGGCCTCTCAGCTGCTGGGGACTTGGGCTCCAAGGTTGGGGCTGGGGCTTCCCTTGGAGGCCTCTGTCCCAGCCGATGAGCGAGCtaagggaggaggaggcagaatgGGGGCTACTCCTAGGAGCAGAGACCCAGACCTGTTCTGGTGAAGCCAGgggcccctgcctccagcctgggcACTCAGGGCCCTCAGCGTCCCTGTGACAATGAGCCCCTGCAGGCCACACGGCTGGTTCTGCTCGCTGGACCCTGAGCACGGATTCAGTCAGCATTCCATAAAGGACAGATCGCTGGAGCAGCCTGTCCTGGGATTTGGGGTCCAGGCCTGGCCGTTCTGGGTTAGGAAACAGCGCCCCAGCCCAATCCAAGGATCGGCAGCAGCATAAGCCTCTCTCCCAGTCTCCTGGACACCCGCCCTCCCCAGGCCTGTCCGTggtaggggaggggggaaaagtgTGTGCACTGCCCCTAGGGGTGCGATTTCATATGTAGCCTGTCTCCCGTGAGCACTGAGCACGGCGGCAGTCAGAGCTCCACGTACTGGGCCTCTCCCGTGTCCGGGGCTCAGAGCATCGCGCTCCACAATGTGGGCCCATTTTAAaggagaggaggctgaggctcGGGGAGGCACGGCCGCTTGTCCCAGGTGGCCCAGCAGCAAGAGCATCTGGGTCCGATGGTGACCCGGATCTGTCAGAGCTCCTTCCCCGAGCCatgctgccccagccccccaggaCGGGGATCTCCGTACCCCCGGCAGGGCCACACCCACCGACATGAGCCTCTTGTACTCGTCCAGACGCTGCCGGTTGGATGCGATGAACAGGCCCCCGTTCTGTATCCAGCCTGTGTGCAGCCCCGTCTCCTCCTCCAGGTCACGGCTCACCACGCGCCTCGTGTGGGCCAGAAGCTCCACCTCCACGTCGCTGGGCCGCAGCTGCCACAGCAGGCCTGGCCGGGAAGGCGAGGGGCGCTGTCAGGCCCCCGCAAGGCGCTGTGCGGGCTGGGGCTCCCGAAGGTCCGGCAG encodes:
- the LOC117797923 gene encoding sarcosine dehydrogenase, mitochondrial-like, translated to RPSPSRPGLLWQLRPSDVEVELLAHTRRVVSRDLEEETGLHTGWIQNGGLFIASNRQRLDEYKRLMSLGKAYGVESHVLSPAETKALYPLMNVDDLYGTLYVPQDGTMDPAGTCTALSRAAAARGAQVIENCPVTGIRVRTDDFGVRRVAAVETEHGSIQTPCVVNCAGVWAAAVGRMAGVKVPLVAMHHAYIVTERIEGIQNMPNVRDHDASVYLRLQGDALSVGGYETNPIFWEEVRH